In a genomic window of Sulfuriferula nivalis:
- a CDS encoding FAD-dependent oxidoreductase, whose product MSDVFQFMNIPRQDGAKTAAEIRRMQYKEIYAPMDARQATEQSGRCLSCGNPYCEWKCPVHNYIPSWLKLVNEGKLFEAAELSHQTNSLPEVCGRVCPQDRLCEGSCTLNDGFSAVTIGQIEKYISEEAFKAGWRPDMSKVVATDKRVAIIGAGPAGLGCADVLVRNGVKPVVFDRYDQIGGLLTFGIPEFKMEKWVMQRRREVLEQMGVEFRLGVEVDHAQMQTLMSEYDAVFMGMGTYTYMKGGFPGEDLPGVLEALPFLISNVKHCLDLEKAGDVFTSMEGQRVVVLGGGDTAMDCNRTSIRQGATSVTCAYRRDEANMPGSKREVTNAKEEGVKFLWNRQPVAIVGDGKVEGVKLVTTELGEPDARGRRTPVVVEGSEEIIPADRVIVAFGFRPSPAPWFADIGVTTDQGGRVIAKGSKHKFQTANAKVFAGGDMVRGSDLVVTAVFEGREAAEGILAYLGVW is encoded by the coding sequence ATGTCTGACGTATTTCAATTTATGAACATCCCGCGCCAGGACGGCGCGAAAACCGCCGCCGAAATTCGGCGCATGCAGTATAAAGAAATCTATGCACCTATGGATGCGAGACAGGCAACTGAGCAATCAGGAAGATGCTTGTCATGCGGCAATCCTTATTGTGAGTGGAAGTGCCCAGTACATAATTACATACCAAGCTGGTTGAAGCTGGTTAATGAAGGCAAGTTGTTTGAAGCGGCTGAATTGTCGCATCAAACTAATTCATTGCCTGAAGTCTGTGGTCGTGTTTGCCCGCAAGACCGTTTGTGCGAAGGCTCTTGTACGCTGAATGACGGGTTCAGTGCAGTTACCATAGGTCAAATCGAAAAGTATATTTCGGAAGAGGCTTTCAAGGCGGGCTGGCGTCCAGATATGAGCAAGGTGGTTGCGACTGACAAGCGCGTCGCGATTATTGGTGCAGGACCTGCGGGTTTAGGTTGCGCGGATGTTCTGGTGCGTAATGGTGTGAAGCCTGTGGTATTTGACCGCTATGACCAAATTGGTGGCTTGCTCACATTTGGTATCCCAGAATTCAAAATGGAAAAGTGGGTGATGCAACGCCGCCGTGAGGTGTTAGAGCAAATGGGTGTGGAATTCCGTCTCGGCGTAGAAGTGGATCACGCGCAAATGCAAACCCTGATGTCTGAGTACGATGCCGTGTTTATGGGTATGGGTACCTATACTTACATGAAAGGTGGCTTCCCTGGTGAAGACTTGCCTGGCGTACTGGAGGCTTTGCCATTCCTGATTTCCAACGTCAAGCACTGTCTTGATCTGGAAAAGGCGGGTGATGTTTTCACCTCCATGGAAGGTCAGCGCGTTGTGGTTCTGGGTGGTGGTGATACTGCCATGGATTGCAACCGTACCAGCATCCGCCAAGGTGCAACATCAGTTACTTGTGCATACCGTCGTGATGAAGCAAATATGCCGGGTTCCAAGCGCGAAGTTACCAATGCCAAGGAAGAAGGCGTGAAGTTCTTATGGAACCGTCAGCCAGTCGCAATTGTGGGTGATGGAAAAGTCGAGGGTGTGAAACTGGTTACGACAGAGTTAGGTGAACCAGATGCACGCGGTCGTCGTACTCCTGTGGTAGTTGAAGGCTCAGAAGAAATCATTCCTGCTGATCGCGTGATCGTGGCTTTCGGTTTCCGTCCTAGCCCAGCTCCGTGGTTTGCTGATATTGGCGTGACTACTGATCAAGGTGGTCGTGTTATAGCTAAAGGAAGTAAACACAAATTCCAGACAGCGAATGCCAAAGTTTTCGCAGGTGGTGACATGGTTCGCGGTTCGGATCTGGTCGTTACTGCTGTGTTTGAAGGTCGTGAAGCAGCTGAAGGTATTCTGGCTTATCTCGGCGTTTGGTAA
- the hemE gene encoding uroporphyrinogen decarboxylase, which yields MSKLKNDTFLRALMRQPTDYTPVWMMRQAGRYLPEYNQTRARAGDFLSLCKNPELATEVTLQPLARFPLDAAILFSDILTIPDAMGLGLYFAQGEGPKFERPLREEWEIRDLTAPNPYEHLGYVIDAVKEIRRALDGSVPLIGFSGSPFTLACYMIEGQGGTDFSTVKKMLYQRPDLLHHILAVNAQAVTDYLNAQIEAGAQAVMIFDTWGGALSHAAYHEFSLRYMQDIMNGLTRKKDGVDIPAVIFTKGGGNWLESMAAAGCDALGLDWTVDIGVARQRVGDRVALQGNLDPSILLTDPDTVRAETAKVLASYGSGHGHVFNLGHGISQFAPPENAAALIEAVHSLSPAYHL from the coding sequence ATGTCTAAACTTAAAAATGATACATTTTTACGTGCTTTAATGCGTCAACCTACCGATTACACCCCAGTATGGATGATGCGGCAAGCGGGACGGTATTTGCCTGAATACAATCAGACCCGTGCACGTGCAGGAGATTTTTTGTCATTATGCAAAAACCCTGAGCTTGCAACTGAAGTCACGTTACAACCGCTAGCGCGCTTCCCTTTGGATGCGGCGATATTGTTTTCCGATATTCTCACCATACCTGATGCAATGGGCCTGGGGTTGTATTTTGCTCAGGGCGAAGGTCCAAAATTTGAACGTCCATTGCGTGAAGAATGGGAGATTCGAGATCTTACTGCGCCGAATCCTTACGAGCATTTAGGCTACGTGATTGATGCTGTTAAGGAAATTCGTCGTGCACTGGATGGTAGCGTGCCACTGATAGGCTTCTCTGGTAGTCCGTTTACTTTGGCCTGTTACATGATAGAAGGTCAGGGTGGTACAGACTTCTCTACGGTGAAGAAGATGTTGTACCAGCGTCCAGACTTGCTACATCATATTCTTGCTGTGAACGCGCAAGCTGTAACGGATTATTTGAATGCGCAAATTGAAGCGGGTGCGCAAGCGGTGATGATATTTGATACTTGGGGCGGTGCATTGTCCCACGCGGCGTATCATGAGTTTTCTTTGCGTTATATGCAAGATATTATGAATGGACTGACTCGTAAGAAAGATGGCGTAGATATCCCCGCAGTTATTTTTACCAAGGGTGGCGGAAACTGGCTGGAAAGCATGGCGGCAGCCGGTTGCGATGCATTAGGCTTGGACTGGACTGTTGATATCGGTGTTGCACGCCAGCGTGTGGGTGATCGTGTGGCGTTACAAGGCAATCTGGATCCATCTATTCTACTGACTGACCCGGATACTGTGCGTGCAGAAACCGCTAAAGTACTGGCAAGCTATGGTTCTGGCCATGGTCACGTATTTAATTTAGGTCACGGCATCTCCCAGTTTGCACCGCCAGAAAATGCGGCGGCACTGATAGAAGCGGTGCATAGCTTGAGCCCTGCCTATCATCTGTAA
- the fabG gene encoding 3-oxoacyl-ACP reductase FabG: MKHALVTGGSGGIGMAICRQLAADGYHVFIHAHRNLDAAQALADEITLNGYSAQALCFDVTDHQSVIETLTPLVDDTPIQVLVNNAGIHDDVVFPGMHIDQWQRVMDVSVNGFYNVTHTVMMPMIRSRWGRIINVSSIAAITGNRGQVNYAAAKGALNSATKSLALEVASRGITVNAVAPGIITTSMSEATFSTEDIARMVPMKRAGKPDEVADLISFLASPQATYITGQIISINGGMI, from the coding sequence ATGAAACACGCTCTCGTCACCGGTGGTAGCGGCGGTATCGGTATGGCAATATGTCGCCAGCTGGCTGCGGATGGCTACCATGTATTCATTCATGCCCATCGCAATCTGGATGCTGCACAAGCGCTGGCAGATGAAATCACACTGAACGGGTATAGTGCTCAGGCTTTATGCTTTGACGTCACCGACCATCAGTCCGTTATTGAGACACTTACACCGCTGGTCGATGACACCCCCATACAAGTGTTGGTGAATAACGCTGGCATCCATGACGATGTTGTTTTTCCCGGTATGCACATAGATCAATGGCAACGGGTAATGGATGTGTCGGTAAATGGTTTTTATAATGTTACCCACACCGTGATGATGCCGATGATACGTAGTCGCTGGGGACGGATTATCAATGTTTCTTCCATCGCGGCCATTACAGGCAATCGCGGACAGGTCAACTACGCCGCCGCAAAGGGTGCGCTTAACTCCGCTACAAAATCCTTAGCACTGGAAGTCGCCAGTCGAGGCATTACCGTTAACGCCGTTGCACCTGGCATCATCACCACCAGCATGAGTGAAGCCACCTTCAGCACCGAAGACATCGCCCGCATGGTACCGATGAAACGTGCAGGCAAACCAGATGAAGTTGCCGACCTCATTAGTTTCCTTGCTTCGCCTCAGGCGACGTATATTACGGGACAGATTATTTCTATTAATGGCGGCATGATATAA
- a CDS encoding 3-hydroxylacyl-ACP dehydratase, whose translation MLNTQLNHAWIAAHIPHQYDMCLLDHVVSWDTLQIHCLANSHKLANNPLRSRDQLSCACGIEYAAQAMAIHGALLAPRDNARPRAGFLISVRGTTLHTPRLDDICDDLDIVATCIHSSADNILYQFTVHAAQQLLIDGRAAVILNAENQLQQAGTLT comes from the coding sequence ATGCTGAACACGCAGTTAAATCATGCATGGATAGCTGCACACATCCCGCATCAGTATGATATGTGCCTGCTTGATCATGTTGTCAGCTGGGATACACTGCAGATTCATTGCCTGGCCAACAGCCACAAGTTAGCAAACAACCCGCTGCGTTCACGTGACCAGCTCAGCTGCGCTTGCGGTATTGAATATGCTGCACAAGCCATGGCAATACATGGCGCATTACTCGCCCCCAGAGATAATGCTCGTCCGCGTGCCGGCTTTTTAATTAGCGTGCGTGGCACCACCTTACATACCCCACGCCTGGACGATATCTGCGACGATCTCGATATCGTCGCAACCTGCATACACAGCAGTGCCGACAACATTCTTTACCAATTCACCGTACATGCTGCACAACAACTACTGATCGACGGGCGCGCCGCAGTGATATTAAATGCAGAAAATCAACTTCAACAAGCAGGCACACTCACATGA
- a CDS encoding beta-ketoacyl synthase chain length factor: MTTLTAYIDGIGLLGPGLTGWSESERILADLVPYNNQPTVLPAPALLPTAERRRSGAIVKTTLATGLEASNAAGLDPATLPCVYSASGSDGQNCHEICLTLASDDRHISPTRFHNSVHNAAAGYWSIATGAMTPISVLCAYDASFGAGLLEAITQVVVDHTATLLISSDTTYPEPLHRTRPIPDNFATAMVLTPIASAHSIAKISVSLTSDAALTMSNVELEQLRTSIPSARSLPLMQALAQKRSARVVLDYLPPLQIAIDIALC; the protein is encoded by the coding sequence ATGACCACGCTCACCGCTTACATTGATGGTATCGGCCTGCTTGGCCCTGGCTTAACTGGCTGGAGCGAAAGTGAGCGCATACTGGCTGATCTGGTGCCTTATAACAACCAGCCTACGGTATTACCCGCACCCGCACTGCTTCCTACTGCCGAACGCCGTCGCAGTGGCGCCATAGTCAAAACCACGCTGGCAACGGGATTAGAGGCATCTAATGCAGCAGGGCTGGATCCCGCTACACTGCCTTGCGTGTATAGCGCTTCAGGCAGTGATGGACAGAACTGCCACGAGATTTGCCTTACCCTGGCCTCTGACGATAGACATATTTCTCCCACCCGCTTCCACAACTCGGTACACAATGCCGCAGCAGGCTACTGGAGTATTGCCACGGGTGCTATGACCCCTATTTCCGTGCTGTGTGCGTATGATGCCAGCTTTGGTGCAGGTTTGTTGGAAGCTATCACTCAGGTTGTTGTGGATCATACCGCCACCCTGCTCATTTCCAGTGACACCACTTATCCAGAACCCTTACACCGCACCCGCCCCATACCCGATAATTTTGCAACTGCCATGGTGCTCACACCCATAGCCAGCGCCCACAGCATTGCAAAAATCAGCGTCAGCCTGACCAGTGATGCAGCGCTGACCATGAGTAATGTAGAGCTGGAGCAACTACGAACCAGCATACCCTCAGCGCGAAGTTTGCCTTTAATGCAGGCGCTGGCGCAAAAGCGCAGTGCTCGTGTCGTGCTCGACTATTTACCGCCACTCCAAATAGCCATAGATATTGCCCTATGCTGA